The sequence below is a genomic window from Lolium perenne isolate Kyuss_39 chromosome 4, Kyuss_2.0, whole genome shotgun sequence.
GTTCTATGAAGTCGGAGCAAAATATTTACCTTAAGATCGACGTAAGTCCGATGCTTCGCATTGTCAAAAGCGCGGAGTTTAACATCCCGCCATCTGCATAGACCCGGTAATTGTACAGTCAGTAACCAGATAAACAGATTGCAAATGTCTAGTTAAatggaaaaaaaaaacaaggtatgCACCTTCCAGTTCCAAGCTTTTCCACTGCAAGCACAAGTGCTTCCACCTCGGAAACAGAGAAGGGGCGCCTGATTCGACGCTGCCCCTGTTCTGATGACCTCTTTGCCTTATTTGCTAGAACTATTGCTCCTGCACTGGAATCTACAGGTGCAACCGGAACAATGGCTCGCGAGTTTGCTGAAGCTTTTTCAGCTGAGGAAATGCCACCAGGAGAGTGCACCGAATCATGATCATTCCCCTGGTAGTTTCCTGTTAAGGGGGTCAATGCAAGCTCGTGGGAGGCATCAACTTCGCCACGCTTCGAAGACGACTCAGACGGTGGGATCCTGCATTCAATAAAGTGAACCATTCTGTGTCAGGATACAAACATTCAAGGTTTACATCTTACAATTGTACAAAACCAGTAAGAATTTTAGAGAGCATAATAACTTGATACCTTGCTAGGGGTTCAGTGGTATCAACGGTTTCAAGGAATTCCATGTCTTCAGCAGCAGCATGTTGGGATGGATGCTGTGTACAGTTGGGTTCAAGTGAAAAGCCAAGGTTGtccagcatatcatcatgagcaaTCCCAGCCTGCAATAGGGTTCTGCTATCATCTCTGATTTTCTTTCCATGGTGAAGAACACCGACACGCAGACCACCTCCAAGCATGGCATTCACCGCCTCCAGAACAGTTTTCTGCATTGGAAATACAAATTAAACCACGGGAGGGAGAATCATAGCTAGTCTTTATGCAGACAAGCAAATAAGGAAAAACCAAGAGCATGGTGTCCGGAAAATACCCTCAGTGATCCAACAGATGCAGTTTCTGGGATCTCAATTAGAAGTTCAGGCACCTTGAAGGATTTTATCTTAAGTTTCACTGGAAGGAGACACACAAGCAGTCTTAGTATGGCCATATTATAACTAATAATTTTAGCAGATAGAAGAAAAAAATAGAAGGTGCTGTACTTACTATGGCAATCGTTTGATCCAGAAGACCTATGGAATGGCATTGAATTGCTCCCCTTGTTTGCTGCAGAAGAAATATTTCACACCAATAAGTAAGGGAGACACAGAGAAATAAGATGAAGAGGAATACACAGGTGCAAGCAAAACAAACCTCCCAAAGAGGCAGTTCTTGCTGTAACCTTTGTGGTTCTCCTAGCATTTGATTTGGCAAATTCTTCAGATACTAAAGTTGAATGACGATCCGACATCTTCCTTCGCTTGAATGTACTCCTTTGCGTCCTTTGCCTCGTATAATACATTTTCTTGTTACGGAAAGAAGGCTTCCGGTCAGCATCTGGCAGAACCAAATCAATTCAAGTGAGATCAAGCTGGTTTAAACATGGATGCCATCAATGCAGTGCTACTTGGAAGGAAATGCTCACCACTATATGAAAGATCTCCGTTGCGCATCCTGGCAAGGAACTTCTTTACCCTACTATGATCAGCTGCACAATTGGGCCTGAAGCCCCTGTTAGTGGCGGTGCTCGAATGCGTGCACCCGGAAgatttatcatcatcatcatcaacaacCTCTCTATCTACAACATGCTCTGCTTCTCCTTTCGGACCCCTCGGAAAGGACACCGACCTGCGAATCTTGTCGCCATACAATGGCATCTCGCCGGTGCTATCAGAGCTGACCAGAGGAGGTGGCTTCACATCGACATCCATCGGGTCGATCAGATTGTACATATCGGGGGCATTCTTGTGAAAGGCTGCTGCGGCTAATGCCATCACATTTGCCGCCGCGTCGCCGGTGAAGGCCCCCGACTCGACGGACTCAGGCGACCACCTATCGGCGATGGCACCGAAGTTGCAGCCCAAGTCAGCCTTGGTACAGCTTATCATGGAGGGTTCCTTGTCCACAGCCTCAGACTTGGCCTTGGGAACCTCGTTCAGATCCTCTGCCTTCCTGGCATGGTGATCCACCAGTCTCTGGGACGCAATGTGGGAGATCAGCACGCTCTCGTTGCAGCTATCCTGATCCATGACATCATTCTTCGAATTCTTGGCCTCCTCGTCGCACAGCTCTTGCTTCACCTTGGCAGACGCAGCAGCAGCGAGGACCGGGGAGCCAGCAGCGGCAGCGGTCATGTTCCCCAGCGAGCCCTCGCCCTCGTCGAGCAACTTCCCGGCCACCGTGGCGAGAAGGTCAAAGGCGCACATCGCCTGGCCCTGGCTCTCCTTCTTCCGGACCGATCTCTTGCCCTGCACATTTCAAGAAACATGAAGAGACGCCATCGTTGTCAGACTCGGCAACCAGAGCCGAGGAAGAACCAAATTGGACAATTGCTGACGCCGAAAGGCACACACGGCATACCCTCGCGGATTTGGGGACGCGCGGCATCTCCGCGACGTGGCTGCCGCCACAAGCCTCCATCTCCGACGACGCCCGCTTCTGGAACACCATTCTTGCGGTTGCTTGTAGTAGGTAATCTACAGAGGGAGTTAACAACCGGTGGTTGCGCTGTTCATGACTTGCCCCAGAACACACAGATCTGCAGAGAAAATTGTTGAAACCCCAATCAGCAATTATGGCAACAAGAAATAGTAGGATAGTAAAAAAGGAAAGATCATTCGCTTCGTTGGGATCTCCGCAAGAAGGGTGGATAAATCTCAGATAAACCCCTGATTAATTAATTAGAGAGGGGGAGGGGATCGTAATTAATTAGGGAATTTTGGAATCCCAAAAACCCCAAGGTGTGGCGGGCGTTGAGCGACCGAAATGGTGGGGAATTTTTTAAAACCAACCGCGCTCCAACCAAGAGCACGCAGCAGTAAAACAGACCCAATTGCTCCCAAACATCGAAAGAACAGGGAGGGAGGCATCACCCGTGATCCAAATCAAGAGCAGAAAGAAGAATTGAGGGAGAGAGAAGATGGTTTCGCCGCCGTATTAAATGCGGACTAGGCTACAAAATAAATTCGGCGGCAGGTAAACCAGCACGCCAAGCGATCATcaaagaaagagaagaaaaaaaaggCTTTTAAAAAAAACTCGCTCACATGCATCGGTGTCCGTGAAGATTAAGCAACTGCCAAAAGGAAAGCGTCggttaaaaaaaaaaagagggggAGGGAAAGAAGAGCGAGCGAGCGCGCCCCGCTGGCGACGAAAACCGAGAGCGAGCACGAATCCTCGAATCGCCGGGCGGGCGCCAGATCGGATCTTGGCGCCCGATTCGGCAGAATTGGGCGCGGGGCTGCTCCGGAACGGGGCGAATTGGGAAGGGGTGCTCGAAATGCGCGGTTTTTCGACCGAATTGGGCCGAATTGTCCACATCCGCGGCGGCGCTGGCGCCGGAGGTAGACGATCAGAGGAAAGCGGCAGAGCTTAGGGCGGAAATGGACTGGAAGAACGCCGCAGCGCCCCTGGTTCCCCCAAATTCCCCAGACCCGAGCAAAGAAAGCCCCAGAGCCCCGCAATTCAGCGGAATTCGGCGGAATCT
It includes:
- the LOC127296015 gene encoding telomere repeat-binding protein 2, which translates into the protein MVFQKRASSEMEACGGSHVAEMPRVPKSARGKRSVRKKESQGQAMCAFDLLATVAGKLLDEGEGSLGNMTAAAAGSPVLAAAASAKVKQELCDEEAKNSKNDVMDQDSCNESVLISHIASQRLVDHHARKAEDLNEVPKAKSEAVDKEPSMISCTKADLGCNFGAIADRWSPESVESGAFTGDAAANVMALAAAAFHKNAPDMYNLIDPMDVDVKPPPLVSSDSTGEMPLYGDKIRRSVSFPRGPKGEAEHVVDREVVDDDDDKSSGCTHSSTATNRGFRPNCAADHSRVKKFLARMRNGDLSYSDADRKPSFRNKKMYYTRQRTQRSTFKRRKMSDRHSTLVSEEFAKSNARRTTKVTARTASLGANKGSNSMPFHRSSGSNDCHMKLKIKSFKVPELLIEIPETASVGSLRKTVLEAVNAMLGGGLRVGVLHHGKKIRDDSRTLLQAGIAHDDMLDNLGFSLEPNCTQHPSQHAAAEDMEFLETVDTTEPLARIPPSESSSKRGEVDASHELALTPLTGNYQGNDHDSVHSPGGISSAEKASANSRAIVPVAPVDSSAGAIVLANKAKRSSEQGQRRIRRPFSVSEVEALVLAVEKLGTGRWRDVKLRAFDNAKHRTYVDLKDKWKTLVHTASISPQQRRGEPVPQDLLDRVLAAQSYWSQQQAKLQPKTPPLAEARLLT